A region of the Falco rusticolus isolate bFalRus1 chromosome 6, bFalRus1.pri, whole genome shotgun sequence genome:
GATGTATTTAGATACTTGAATATTGTACACTAGATGTTCCCTGTTTTCATGCTGTTGACTGGATAAAACAGGAGTTCTTGCATCAGTCTGTTGCTGAGGTGAAGGTAGTTTCCACTCCTTTCTCCTGCTTATTTACTGATTCATTGACTGCTGCTGTTAGGCACACACTCTGCTGTGCAGTCAAATTCTGAATACAGTTATGGTCAAGAAGCAGCAATGTGAGTTTCATGTAGAACTTCTCTTTACATCCATTCTTCTTGACATTCAATTTCCTTCTGGTTCCATTTGTTCTAGGTCCTTTTATCTATGCGGATATCTTGGATTACAAGAATTTACGTGAGATAGTGGTGAATAATCGGATAACTTGGCTGTTCCACTATAGTGCTTTACTCAGTGCTGTTGGAGAAGCAAACGTCCCTTTGGCCAGAGCTGTAAATATTACTGGTATGTGACAAGGGCTTCAAGTTTGTGACTCTGCAGAGGCTTGAGAAAGTGCTGTGTATGTTCTGATAAATCCTGTTGTTTGTTCCAGGTTTACACAATGTTCTGGATATTGCAGCTGAGCATAATTTGAGGCTCTTCGTTCCAAGCACTATTGGAGCCTTTGGACCTACCTCTCCTCGAGACCCAACTCCTGATCTCTGCATTCAGAGACCAAGGACAATCTATGGAGTCTCCAAGGTTCATGCTGAGCTCATGGGAGAAgtgagaattttttatttatttcatcaaATGTAGGAGAACTTAATTGCTTTTGTAAGATTCCCGACTGaatttctcttctcccctttctttccttccttgaGGCTTGAGTGCTCAATAGTAGTCTGAGGCAGCTCTTAAGGACAAAGGTCTTTTGAGTTTTGTTGGAAAAAGTGCAAAGAATTGGAAGCTGGCCAACATCTAACTTTCAAACGAAACAGGGAAACAATTTATATTGACTGTGGCTTCTGCCTCATCTGCCAATATGAGTGGCATTGCATAAATGTCAGTGTACAAAGCCTTCTGAAAGCATACTGGACAATGATGACACTTGCTcctccccctccaaaaaaagacactgaagttAAAAACATGGGAGCTTGTACATGCACAACTTATCTTTTGGCTTTGTAGTTTTTTATAAACATAACATCATTAAACCTGATATTTTTACATACAGTTTCCTCACACTTGAAATTTACGAAGGACAGTGGAAGGTCTGAAGATTGTATTAACCTGAAATGTCTCACAAACTGaggaattttcagtttctgagcACTAGATCTAAACCTTACGTTAGAAGCCGATCTGTATCAAGAATCCATATCTACTGATGTGGATGTAAACTAGAAAAGAGTAAGCAGGGAGATCAGCTACCTGGCAGGGAATGGAGGCTGTTTGGTAGTTCCTTTGCTTTCATTCCTGCCAGGGGATGGCTGCAGCATGAAGGTTCATCTGTGGCAGACTTCCTGTGAAATCAACCAGTTGTATGGCCTAGTCTTGATGTGTAAAGCTATGtgtctctcttccctctgtAGTACTACCATTACCGGTATGGCTTAGACTTCCGCTGCCTGAGGTATCCAGGAGTTATATCTGCTGACTCTCAGCCTGGTGGGGGAACAACTGGTAAGTGACTTGGACATGGTTCTCAGTATTGCAGGCAAGAAGAGCAAAAACAAGCCAATAGAGTAATGTTTAATGTGTCTGTAGAAATTTAATCTGTGGCAGTATAGAGCATGAGTGTAGGGATACTATTTAAACTGTTACAACGATACTTTTGTACACTCCAGCCTAGGGTGTGATTTTGTTGTCTTTGCCTTTAAACAGTAAGAGATTTTGGATCAATTACACCCATTGagaccattttcttttaaaatcttttaaactcTGCTCTCTTGCTGCCGTGTGCAAGTGCTAGAATATCACTGGGATAGTTCAGAATAACTTACGCTCCTGCAGCTCAGTGTAAATAATACACAGTTCTGCTGCTAGATTTTAGACAGGAGACTTTGGAGGTGGTCTGGGGGTTGTTGACTGTCGTGGAGTGAACAACAGATGGAGGCAGATGAGTACATACATCCACTGGTCTTTTCTACAGATTATGCTGTCCAGATTTTCCATGATGCCATAAAGACTGGCAAATTTCAATGCAATTTAAAGCCGGACACTCGTCTCCCTATGATGTATATTGATGACTGTCTGAAAGCAACTCTAGAGGTCATGGAGGCCCCTGCAGAGGCACTGAGCATGAGGACATACAACATCAGTGCCATGAGCTTCACTCCTGAAGAGCTAGTGCAAGAGGTGCAGAAGCATGTTCCTGAGCTCCAAGTGACCTTCAATGTGGATGAAGTCAGGCAGGCCATAGGTTAGTATCAGCTTCTTTAGCAGTGGGTAAGAAAAGATGTTAAGACTGCCATATGTTAAGGGCAGaccagtttctttccttttcagacaCTTGCAAGTTGTTCCTGTACAGTTCAAGTCTTACAGTTTGAAATTCAGCTTCAGTAGTTCAAATGGCCAGTGGTGATGCATCTTAAAgtttaaagatgtttttcttaagcCTCATGctcctgtttctcctttttttccaccacAGCTGACAGCTGGCCGATGAACTTTGACGACAGGAACGCCCGGAGGGATTGGGGTTGGAAACACGATTATGATCTGCCAGAGTTGGTGGCTACAATGTTTAGCTTCCTTGGGTGTGAGTCCAGGATTGCTCAAGCtaactgaaatactttgtaaGATGTTACCGGATTTCCACGGAGGACCAGGAAGAAATGACTAAATTAGTTTATAATTTTCTGAGACTTAGAGCATGtcagttattaatttttcataagtAGCAATAGAGTTGGGCAGAAACATACTTTAGCTAGAATGTACTGTTAGATAAACAACATCATTTGGTACTGTCTCCAAGCACAGCACTGATGACAAACATAGAGTTCTTTAACTTCCACACTTAagcagctagaaaaaaaaaaaaaaaagcacttaacTCCAGGCTGATGACTCTCCAATCATTCCTGCTGCCTACCTCTTCTTTGGCAAACAACATGGGGCAATATTGCCAAACCTGCTGTTTTGGGTATATCCTGCAAAGTTAATGATAGGCTTTTCATTCTCCTGGTGGAGCATGTTAGATCGTAGTAAGATACGATCCTTTCTACTCTTTGCTTACAAAAGAGAGATCAGAAGAGTTACTTCATGTTTCCAAAATGCAGGGGTCGATGCAATTCTAGTTTGAAATCAAACTTTGGTCAATAgtttctatttatatatatatatatttatatatatatgtagtgCTGTATAAACATACGCTTTTCTGTACAGAGGGCATACAAAGTAGCATTATTCTTATAATGCTTATAAATGTGAAGGCGAACAGGACTTGAATTCtcactgtgctttaaaaaaacagggtTTACAAGCTAGGCTTTGTCCTATTCATTGAAACTGCTGCAGCCTTCAGGTTAACCTCAGTGGCAGTTCTGAAATCCGAAGAGTTGTTTACATATATGTGAATGAATCTGGGGCGTATTGCAAGAAGGCAATGCCCGTGTATGGGTTTATTGTTAATTAGCACTACTTTTGGTTATCCCAGTTGTTTGCCATGCTAGCATGATGACATACTGCCTGGAGCAAGTTTTAAAGGTGGGCTGATGATGGAGTCTTATGATAGAGTCAAGTCAGCCTTTGAAATCTGTTCATGTTCACTACGCTTTCCACGTGTGTTGTAAGTGTATTTGTAGATGCTATTTATGTGTAACTGTCATGTGCTTTTATTCTTTAGAGAGGGATCCAGAAGCTGAAACCATCTTCTAGCTACAGTTAAGGGCTGTTCTGCTCATTGGGTTTCATGCACAGGAGATTCTGGGATTAAAAAGGGAGTCTTAGTAGTTGTGTGCAAGGAAGATATGTTTATTCAAAAGCTACTTAGGAGACTTTGAGAAACAGCAAACTGGAGAGACAGGAAAGCCGTTTTAGGTAAAATACCAGTTTCTGTGGATGTGAATCTGAGCCATCAGCTACTATAGCTATAGCATGCCTTGAGAAACAGAATCTGGGaacttttgattttatttttttttccaaagaaaaaatatctcattttcaaaattactggAAATTCCCTGTTTGAAGCTCTCCATCTTTATTGTCTTGTATACTCCAATAGTGTGTGTAGGTAAACacattcaagtatttttttgccTACAACTTGTTTGCTATGTTTTCTGTGGTGATGCTTTGGTAGTTGCAAGTCTGTTATGCTTTCTGTAGCCCTGCAGTGTTTCCACAGCCAGTGGATAACTGACATGACCAGATTTCTGTCTCTGTGAAGGAGTCTACATGCTGCAGGGAATATGTTTTCTCATGAAAGTAAACTCCAAATGAAGATTCTGTGGTGAAACCCAGTTACTTTAAACATTTGTTAAACTTGTGTCTCTTGGTTTTGTATGTATCTTATTGTTTCATCTGTTGGCAAAGTATTCTGTTCCCAAGTACTTAAGCTCAAAACCCTCTAAGGTTGTGGCCTGTTATTGaaagatttttatattgtttacaTTTCTGACAAGGCAAGTTTTTAAACTTTGGCCACTGTTGTAACTATCACATTGTTCAAGTGTAATATTTGGCCCAATGGGCCAGCAAAATTGGCCCTCCATTCATACCCTAAAAGGAAAGACTGGCTCGGGTTTTGTCCTCTGCCCTGCCAAAACAGGAATATCTCCTGGTGGACTGTTAAACTGAACCATCAGATGAAGGGCTTTAATGTGAGCTGAAGCGTCTTGTCCATTCCAGTCTCTCATAATTCAGACTCTGGGGACTCCCCATTGCCTCCATTCCACAAAACGTGCAAAATAGAGTTGTTGATGGGCCTCACTCCATTTCTTTACTTCACTCAAAGCCCTGGGCTCTACTCCCCTCACCTGTGTTCAGAGCTCCAGTTAACACTAACAGGAGTGAAGAGCAagaatgttctttcttttggaaCACACTGTCCTTGGTTGAGGCATTGCACAAAAGCTTTGGATAAGGTGTTACGGTGAAGGTGAAATTCAGACCTATAGCATTttgaacaatttttatttttattctgccaAAAGTTGCTGTCTTAATTTAGGAGCAGCTGTTTAAGAAACTTATACTttgcaaaatctgaaataaaccGTGTTGCAATAGAGAGTTGTTTGGAGGCAATAATATGGTGATAGTCAGGGAATGTGATTAGATGTGTCTACAAGGTTCAAGTCCTGTATGAAATTCCGGTTTTCAACCGGTGACCAACaatgcatgtgttttttttctgtatcttcctCTCTAACTTCTGTTGTAACTatgttacagtattttctggATTAAACCAATTTGATGTGGTACAAAATGTCAAACTTTTGCAACCAGTTCAAAATTTGACTTCTGGGCAGAGACTTCTCTCATGGCATTTGAGCATTACAGCTGTTAAATTACCTgttcaggagagaaaaagttaagagtatttttttcaaatgttggCAGTTGTGGATGATGCCTACTTTAATAAAATCCTATGCAGATGTATCCTTGGTTTGTCACCCTTGTTTAGAGCATGTAAGAGTGCTGATGGAGGGATGCTTGTTAGCACTGAtgccttttcttcagctgcagaagcGATGCAGGATTTGAGGCGCAGAGAAAGGCTCACACGCACTCTGGTCTGTGTAGTGACTCTCAAACATTTGTATGTTTTAACTTTTCTGCTGATTATTCCAGTTGCTCTGTGTAGCAGTCGCTCCTAGGCAGATACAACATGGTTACCCTTCCACCTTCAGCAAGCCTCTTCAGGTGTATGGGCTGTGCTTGTTAGACTGTAGCCATCCAAAAAGTGCTGGGTTCCAAATATTTCTCTGTCACATTAGATTTCGTAGCTTCTCATGTGGAGAAACCAGCAGGCCTGTCTTTAGCTGTGTTCCTGTCTCTCTTTTTACATCTGTGCAGCTTTGAAATTGCGAAAGAGCGATGGTGTTCTGAGGGAGGAGCTTTAAAAACATGCCATGCATTTCAGATCATAGAGTCCTCGTTTCTGCCTCTGTGCAGGTCTTGACTCCCGCTGTTGTGCAACCAGTAGTGTTGTCATCAGGAGAGGTTTGTGCAGACATGAGTGAGAAGGAGCGTGCTCCTGATAACTTAGTGTGGACGCACCCTGCCTCGTTAACTGATGAATAAACGCTCCTTTCAGGTTAAACAAGGCCTTTCCTCCTGCACCTCAACTTTCTAATGATGGGAACTTCTTGTGGAGGAAGCATTCCACTTGACCATGATTTAATGACTAATGCAACCATTATGTTTCTTGCGGAACAGTGAGGGTGTTTACACCACCGTGCTCTTTCCAGTTACTTCATTTTGATAATTAGTTTGACTCTTGTTTACACATGCTCGGTCTGGCTTCCATAAGTGCTATAGGTGATGGTGCTTCATCCAAAGCTGCGTAGCTGAGGAGAGAATCACCATCACCTTTCAGGTCCTTCAGGCCCTGCAAGAACAACTATTCCATGCACCCTCTTCTTCAGAGATTTAAGAATATTTGACCCTGCAATCGCATTTGTGCAGCAAAAACAAAAGCCTCCTaacctttttgcttttaattctcaATTTTACCTCTCCTCCTTGCTGGCTTGCATTGGAGTCAGCGATTGACTTCTTTGTCCTCGCTTTGCTGTTCCCACCCAAGAGGGAACGCACAGAGCTGAAGCAGTGCTGAGGCCGTGCTTATTGGTTGGTGTACACTAAAAAGCTTTAAAGGAAGGAGCTCTGCTCCTTTTCAAGGTGTGGGTGCTGATGGAGCATGTTCTTTCAGCTTCCCCTGGGTTTGGAAGTCGGTACTGAGCTACGTGCCGCTATGGCAATGTACTGTTAATACCCAGAGTGTGCTGAATTTGAAACAGGGCTTGGGGAAAGGGTCTTTCTGTCACCCTGAAAGTCACTGCCCGAGCCTGGGATGGAAATGCAAGTCCTGCTGGGGTCTGGGCCCAGGCCCTACTGCAATCATTAACTCCTGAGATGTCAaacttaattcctttttttaagccCATACACATGTAGCTGCTTTCTGCATCTTAAGATGTCAGAAGGAGATGCAGAAGAGGAGAAACCTTCCCTCGGTGAAAGAGGGTGAGGACTGTGGGTGGTTAACCTCTGTGCCTTTGGCAAACCCctcctttttgttcttcaggacagggccaggctctaACTTAAGTTTGTTGGGAGATCTGCATGCCTCCGGGGAAGAGAAGTCCAGCCCAGGGAGGTGGAGAGAGGAGAGCACCAGGGTTAGCCAGAGGGCAGGAACATAGCTTCCAGGGTCTGGGATGCCCACCTTGCAGCCCCCCGCGTTACACCCAATGTTTCAGGCAATGTTGGGGTCTTCCCTGACACCCTTGAGGCAGGTCGTCTCTATATTAGGCGAACATTAGCTGGCATAGCAAAACCTTTGCTCTTCTGGAAGCTTGGGCCAGCCAAGTGCTCTTCAGGCTATTTTTGGCTTCTTACCATAATTGTATGTGATTCTAAATTCGCCACGGGTCTGAGCATCTGTGGcatgctggggctgagggggtGTGTGGTGGGGTGGGCTCGCATGTACCCACTGGCTAGCAGTGTCCCAAGAACAGTTGCTGTCCTTCCTGGGTGCGTCATTTATATCACGGGATGGCTGTGATGATGCCTGCCTCTTCACTCCGTGGCCAGCTTCTGGAATAAAACCAGGTGTTTAAAGATGACTGTAACTGCAGACAGCAGCTAAGAGAGTTGGTACACATGGCTGGCTTTTGCCAGTCGAGGCAGGTTTCAAAACGCGCAtgcttcagcagtgctgttgTGGAACTCAAATCTGGAGTGAGCATTGCTcagcaagaacagaaatttgCTTCCTGCACCTTATACTGCAATTGGGAGCCATTTAGGATGCTTTCCTTCAAACTGGCACAGACTACCTGTGCATTTCTGAGAACTCAAGCCAACAGTCTGGTAAAACTGAGATCTAGTTTAGCACTGGACTGGTTGTCCAGAACAACCCTTATCCATCCTGACCCAGGGGTTGCTTCTATGCAGTTAATATCTTCCAGGAGATGTGTTTTCTGTAGTCCTTGTGCAGTCTCCCTGAGGAGCAAACTGAAGCTCCTCAGAAGGTGCATCACACAGGTTAGTGTTCAGCTTTGAGGGGATTTAATCTTCTTgtcaaaaaatacaaatggcTGAATGCCACCTACAGACTGTGccctcttctctctctcagATGGGTCCCCACAGCAGAAGACATCTAAAATGTGGGATAATATTTCTTCTGACCTCAAGTAGAGCTCTGATATCCTGCAAAATTCTACAAATcattcagtatttctgtgctgctcccctctccctctggCCATCTTGTAAAGCGTGGTCCCACCTCGTTTGTCTCCCATCCTTCCAACTGAGGTGTGAGATTCTCCAGCCAGTCTGGGGGCCCACTAAGGTCTTTCTGGGAGCAGCTACAGGTACTCACTGCTACATGTTTTTCTAGCTGGAAGTGCCAAAGtgctgatttcagtgacattttatGTGGAAAAGATATAGATTTCctataaatgacatttttttgaGTGAAGTCAGAAACTTCCACTATAGAAGTAGAACAGGatgttcagttttatttttccagagcaGCCTTTTATCTTGAAATGTGTTTCACCTCAGAGGATTTCAGACGCTGAGAAATTCCACTCCTTTCCTGATCCAGAAGGCATTTCCCCAGCACAGAAATGCTCATTTCTCTAGCTGCCATGCCTTCCCAGGCTGCTTGGGCAGACCTCATCTGAGCACTAGGAAAAGCAGCAATCTCCTACAGAAGTCAGTGCTTGAAAGtcttattattttttgtgttattgTAGTCATTTTGGTCTCTAAACACAGAGCAATCCCCATACCATTGTGCAGATACAGGAAAGATCTTTCCAGCCCTAAAGTTTTAAAGTCTTACAGCATGACAAGCGGTGAATATGGACaggtggaagaagaaaggaaaatgggcTTGAAGTCATGATTGGAGGCAGATAGACTTGAATGGTTTGAAGACATCTCTGTACATCTCCTTAGCTCTTCTGAAGGTTTGTGTAAAGCTGAATGGAAAACGGCCACAGGAGGGTTATTTCTTAGCACAGACGTAACCTCAGGTTTCTCAGTCAAACTTCCCCAGAGGAGCCAATGAGACCTTTGGCGTGAGTTAGCTTCCAGCCTGTGCGCTGGTTGTGGATGCCCTTGGATCCAGAGCTTTGATTGACACCATCTGCATCTGTCCTGAGAAGGAAAGCTGCTGGAAGTCCAAATCCCTGTCAGTTTGGGAATAAGGTTTGGGCAGCAAGGgatttggggctgggggggaacaGCACAGTTTTACCCAGATCACAGCTGATGCCTGTTCTCCTTACGTTACCTGCCAACCCCATCCCTGGGAATAGGTCAGGGGTTAGTCCAGGGCAAGAACCAGCAGACGGTTTTGATGAGATGTGCCTGCTTTGGAGCATGAACGAATCCATTATCTGGCTACAGCAAGACTGTGCCAGCCAGAGGGGGTCCAGGCTCTGCTCAGTTTAGTCGTGTGATCTCCCCTCTGGGTGTCTCAGTGCCTGGCATGGGAACcaagaagcaggagaaagggGATGTGGCACAGCACTGTGGGTTAGGATGTGTCCCTCCTTGGGGTCTCACACCAACAGGCTGGGCCATGTCCTTTCTACCACCCTTTCTACCAAGGTCCTGGGATTTTGCCATCCAGCCACACGTAAGAAAAAGCACAAGGAGACTCTTGAATATCTTCCTGTAATCAAATCATCTGTCCCATGTCCCTCTTAAGTTCAACAGAAGTGTCCTCCACCCTGCTGCTAGTTGCTTAGCATGTCCCTTGCCTTTGTTCCTGGTCCTGTGGGCCTCCTCAGCACGTTTGTCATCCAGAGGAAAGGGCCGGGACCATGTTTCTGGCAGTATAAATGCATCCCCTGGAATTACCCTTCTGCAGTGAGGTCATAGCGTGTTGCTGCATGGGTGAGATGACCTTTCGGCCAGTTTTCGATAGAGGAGGTTCTTGGCAGGGGACATCAGAGTGCAGTTCCAAGGACACCAGTGAGACGATCATTTTTTGGCAAGAAAGGAACATTGCTGTGAAGATGAGGTCTCCTTACCTGTCTGGTTCAATAGGTCCTtaatttctccagcttttctgtaatGCCAGGGTAAAGCCCTGTCATCAGCAGAGCTGTTGCGAAAGTGATGTGtcagaggagagaaagcaaagtcCAAAGTTCATCCAGTGACCATCCGCTTCCCCTTCAACCACTGCTGCTGGTTCTTTGCCATCTGAAGCCCAAGATTCATGAGATTTGGTGCACTTTTTAAAGCCTTACCTGCTGGAGTCCCGTGATTCTGAGAGACTCATATGAGGTTTAGAAGCAATCCCTACCTTTCTAATCCTtataattttaagaaacaaataaatcttCTGAAAATGAGTACGAGCTGTATGAACTAAAAtatctgtaattaatttttaaaagtgcagagttgttttgttactatttttggtttattgctattttgtttataatcattgtttatattttaattatcttaCTTAATTTAGTGGACTCGCAGATTGTCACTACATGGCCACAGCAACATTCACACATTCCCTTGATGAATACAGGAATTACACTATTATTGCTCAGATACGGCTTGCCAACATTTCCTAAATTGTGATAAACTgctaaaatgacattttctgtgtCATATAGGGAGCTCATCGGAGTGTCTGGATGCATTTAGTTACATAGACACACCACCCCAAGGATGCCATTCCATGGCATAAATGGCTTAGTGAGCTCTGGCACTAGGGAAACTTGGTTTGGTGTGAATTTGTGTCTTGCAGCTGATTGATATGGGTGtctaataatgaaataaaaaatgttccttttgcATATGGACaccccctccctctgcctgaGTCCAGCCTCCTCACCGCCAGACACACATTGCGCTTGCCTTTGGGGAatgcaaaaggaggaaaggtC
Encoded here:
- the LOC119149813 gene encoding L-threonine 3-dehydrogenase, mitochondrial-like codes for the protein MAIVKNVSRAVSQLLQSSGCGCGISTVPVRCIGVSPRQVASDASFHSVSFSESDHPRVLITGGLGQLGVGLAKLLRKRFGKNNVILSDIRKPADNIFYSGPFIYADILDYKNLREIVVNNRITWLFHYSALLSAVGEANVPLARAVNITGLHNVLDIAAEHNLRLFVPSTIGAFGPTSPRDPTPDLCIQRPRTIYGVSKVHAELMGEYYHYRYGLDFRCLRYPGVISADSQPGGGTTDYAVQIFHDAIKTGKFQCNLKPDTRLPMMYIDDCLKATLEVMEAPAEALSMRTYNISAMSFTPEELVQEVQKHVPELQVTFNVDEVRQAIADSWPMNFDDRNARRDWGWKHDYDLPELVATMFSFLGCESRIAQAN